A stretch of Lathyrus oleraceus cultivar Zhongwan6 chromosome 6, CAAS_Psat_ZW6_1.0, whole genome shotgun sequence DNA encodes these proteins:
- the LOC127095607 gene encoding uncharacterized protein LOC127095607 has protein sequence MRGKTSKEAWNILQQEFEGDSKVRTVKLQSLKRDYENEIMKENESLNEYFNRLSELVNQMKSHGDTIYDRKIVDKIRISLTEKCDPMVVVIEETKDLSTMFVQGLMGSLRSYKQRLLQHSEKSIESAFQSKLNIQPNNGENKLPIQNIEGQNDEGNLFFACQKAFQEDKNVWYLDSGCSNHMTRKKEAFINIDSSFGSKVKLENGEHVEVKGKGSIGVTTKQGSKVIHDTLYVPELDENLLSIGQLWEHGYSLNFENHEGVERQLTIGYTPQQNGVSERKNQVVMEMAKSMLLEKDVQQRSYRMRLHLKLRVEEHLQLTTLKFLGVFSMLKFLKQKRTKLEETSERCVFIGYSSISKGYKIYNLKTNKVIISRDVVFNEKASWNWEEDKMKEKAVPAILLQQNPTTENKQPTPCTPSSSSSPSSPISSSSSPSSTPIKLKDLSDIYARCNYCVMEPENFDEAIK, from the exons ATGAGAGGAAAAACATCAAAGGAAGCATGGAATATTCTACAACAAGAGTTTGAAGGAGACTCAAAGGTGAGAACTGTGAAACTTCAATCTCTTAAGAGAGACTatgaaaatgaaataatgaaagAGAATGAGAGTTTGAATGAATACTTTAATAGACTCTCTGaattggtgaatcaaatgaagTCACATGGAGATACAATATATGATCGCAAAATTGTTGATAAAATTCGGATTAGTTTGACAGAAAAATGTGATCCTATGGTGGTTGTTATAGAAGAAACTAAGGACCTATCAACTATGTTTGTTCAAGGGTTGATGGGGTCTTTGAGGTCCTACAAACAAAGGTTGTTACAACACTCTGAAAAATCAATTGAGAGTGCCTTTCAATCTAAACTCAACATTCAGCCCAATAATGGTGAAAATAAGCTCCCAATACAAAATATAG AAGGACAAAATGATGAAGGTAATTTGTTTTTTGCTTGTCAAAAAGCATTTCAAGAAGATAAAAATGTGTGGTATTTGGATAGCGGTTGTAGCAATCATATGACCAGAAAGAAAGAAGCTTTTATAAACATTGATTCTTCATTTGGCTCAAAAGTGAAATTGGAAAATGGAGAACATGTTGAAGTAAAAGGAAAAGGCAGCATTGGAGTTACAACAAAGCAAGGAAGCAAAGTCATTCATGACACTCTTTATGTGCCAGAGTTGGATGAGAACTTGCTAAGCATTGGACAACTTTGGGAGCATGGCTATTCTCTAAATTTTGAGAATC ATGAAGGTGTTGAAAGACAACTCACTATTGGCTATACACCTCAGCAAAATGGTGTATCTGAAAGAAAGAACCAAGTCGTGATGGAGATGGCGAAGTCTATGCTACTTGAGAAAG ATGTCCAACAAAGATCGTATAGAATGAGACTCCACTTGAAGCTTAGAGTGGAAGAACACCTTCAGTTAACCACCTTAAAGTTTTTGGGTGTGTTTTCTATGCTCAAATTCCTTAAACAAAAGAGGACAAAGTTGGAAGAAACAAGTGAAAGATGTGTCTTTATTGGCTATAGTTCCATATCAAAGGGCTATAAAATTTACAATTTGAAGACAAACAAGGTGATCATTAGTCGGGATGTTGTATTTAATGAGAAGGCTTCTTGGAATTGGGAAGAAGACAAAATGAAGGAGAAAGCAGTCCCTGCAATTTTATTACAACAAAATCCAACAACTGAAAATAAGCAACCAACCCCATGTACACCAAGTTCTTCATCCTCTCCAAGTTCACCAATTTCAAGTTCATCATCCCCCAGCTCAACTCCAATAAAATTGAAGGACTTGAGTGATATTTATGCAAGGTGCAACTATTGTGTTATGGAACCAGAAAATTTTGATGAAGCAATCAAATAA